One Nicotiana tomentosiformis chromosome 1, ASM39032v3, whole genome shotgun sequence genomic window, ttattgggtatgcgttgatttacatactcatactatatttctgcactgATTGGGTGGATAGATTGGGTGTTAGCACAAGGTCTTGGCCGTGCGATTGTGATTATTGTTATGCGCATggggtgaaataagggtggtatTTTCTCGAATTGCCCATATGGTGAAACAAGACTGGTGATATGCGCACGCGGCAAAATAAGGGTAGTATTTCTTGATATTGCACATGCGGCGAAATAAAGACGAcattgttgatgatgttatgtgatgatTTTGGGGGTGATTCTTTGATGATGTTCATGTGACGAAACGGGATGATATTTTGATCATATACATATTTTCTTTAAACTTCGTTATGTATTCTTAATGAGCTGCCAATTACATTTGACGTGCTATCATATGCCTCTGTTTCTACTTGATGATTGGTTGTCAAAGATGGATTCTCCTACATTGAGTTGTTATCACATGTTCTAACAAAATTGTGATAATATTTTTCGCTATGTATTATGTTGCCAGTTAttgatatattgcacaggttCTTTAACTAGTGAGTATATCAtgtgacttgaacctcgtcactactttagcaaggttaatcttgatacttactgggtacccattgcgatgtactcatactaaacttctgtacatttttgtgcaaatccaagtGCTGGAGGCAGCGGATCTAAAGAGAGCTTACACTGATCGCCataattcaaggtagagctacatGACCGTCGCAGTCCTTAGAATCGCATCCTTTATGTTGATGTTGTTAATGTTACATTCCAACAGTATTGTATTTGAAATATCCTTATGTATCCAATTAGAGGTTCATGACTCTGGGAAATTGTATTGCGTTTTGCTATTTTGGGCTTTTGTTAATGCTATTTCCACTGTAATATTAAATTCAATcttattatatcatattttaGGTGTTTTAATGTTATTAAGTGtttgacttacctagtcttagagatacCTATGATGGGATGGTCGTGACACCCAATAACAACGATACTTCAATTAGCTTAATTACTTCTTTTCTTATCTTGGTAAAGGTAGACTATGAAAATGAACCACGCAAATTTCAGAAGAGCAAAGAACATACCAAAATCAGGGAAGACACGTTAtttgagcccgtttggacataaaaaaaaaattcacttttttcaaaaaatttccatttttttttctaaatcaatgtttggccataaaatttccaattttcacttgaaaataaattttgaaatttttcgaaaatttaaaaaactccaaaaaactatttttcaaaattcactcaaatcactcacaaaacttcaaaaacaacccaaaattccaaatacaactctaattttcaaatatcattttcacttgaaaattattttcacttttttttggaattttacaactcttatgtccaaacgcccacttaaacTGAAAACAAGCTTTAGATTCGAGAGTTGTTTCATCCCCAAACTCTGTTAAACAGCCCTAATAGTCTACCATAAGCAAATAATAAGTGCCTTTCCTCAGCTGTAAATGACAGCATTCTCGATGGAGCTTAAATATCAATGAagggataaaaataaaaataaaatgcaaaaaagaaaaggaagttAAAACTGGAATTGCATCTCGGGGGTGTATCCAAGGGCTTCAAGATGAGCAGCCATAGCCTTGTTCATTGGAGGTGGACCACACCTCAGTATCTGCATGTTCGACATGAAATCAGCTCTTAATCTCTACATTCCTTTCGAAACATTTTATAATTTCTTGTCCACTTATTTATCCAATTTAGAATTATTGAAACCAGACTCTTGCTTAACCATTGAAGAGAAATTATATCACACCTGAATGTCAGATGCTGGGGAAGGGCAACGAGTCTGAATCATTTCCTTGGACACAAATCCAACACCAGCGCTCCATAATTCAGGAGGCTACATATAAATCAAGTAAAGGATCACATAATATTCATGAATGTGCAACTCAAACTATGTTTTATAACAATATATGTTTACACAGTCTCGATAAACAGAAGGCACACATATATCGAGTAAACAGTCGGATATTCTTTTTCTCACAAGTGAACAATCACACAAATTTTCTTGAATATGTAGGAGAAGATATATTTGTGCAATCAGCTAGACAAGGAGCAATTTGGCAAGatacaaaagaagaaatgacctGATCACGTGTAATAAATGTTTTGAATAGTATAGCTTAATTGCATAGACCTATATCTCTCAACTTCTACTTCTTACTTCTACCCTTTGTCTCGAGGTGGGTGGTGAGTTTTCTGGAAGTTGAACCACATATATTACACTCGGCAACTAACTACACTGCTGGGGGCAATATTTTACCTATTCTGTAGTATTACATCAAAACCAAACACTGAACCATAGCTAGTTGCAACCCAATCCTTTGTCACAAATCAAAAATTTTAGATGAAAGACGAGATGTcatttgattaaaaataattgggCAAAATCGATTCCATGATCCAAGCATGTTTACTCGACATTTTGGTTAGATTCCGTCTAGTTTGCAGGCCTTTGACACACTAGCCGTAAAATGCTATCCTTCACGAGCACAAAAGGTTTGTGTTAAGTGTTTCAAGAAGGTTGAGGGGAAAAGTGGGACATCTTTCCCATCAGTTCCTTCTTCGGTTCTGATAAATCAGCAAACAGGTGAAATGAAATAATGCAACACTTCTGGGGTATCTACAGGAGTACTAGAAACTAGGATGAAAGATGGGAGATTAGTATTTACAAACATAAAGGCATCCTGAAGAAAAGAATGTTAAGAAATGTGTATAATGAACAACAGCTAGATGAAAGGATATGATTTTGAAAGCCAAAAAAGAACATAAAAGTTACGGAAGTCACCTGATTCAGTACGTAATAAATTTTGAAACGGTCAGGATAGTTAGCAGCAAGGCCATCCAACTGTTCCTGTAGGCCAAGAAAAATAAATTCAGTTGCTGAGTTAGTATCTTCATACATAATCTTTTCAACAAGAACTGACTAGCACGCAACGATCAACATTTCCAAGTAGTAATCTAATTTACTTTTGCGGCACAAATTGTTCAGCTATGTCCTCCCAAATTGCTAAAATGCAAACTTTCAGGAAGTAGGAAAGTTATTGGAAAGTTCAGCAAATGGTTGACTAGGTAAATATAAAGGGTAAATATAAAGTATCTGAAGATTAAGCTCATCATATAAACAAAATATCTGATTAAGCCTGTAGCTGTTATGCTAGACTGTGCTATAGCTATAATCACTCTCCCCCGCCCgtcaaaatttcaaaatatagatAAAAGTTGAAGTCTCCATTAAAACATAACATCTGACAGTTTCTCTCATAACATTTCCCGAATGCAGTTTTGAAAGAACACATCAGGGTTCGAGAAAAACACGAAATGTTTGTTTTTAAAACCAAATCAAAGGTGTCCCAGGGCTTAGGGTTTTGGTGTACTAGTCTACTAGTAAGAGCGAAATGCATGATGTGTGGGTTAGCCGCACATCACGGGTTCGAACACGCCGCAGACGGAAGCAtgatatttaagtggagaagaatAGCAGGGCGGGTTTATTATCCACCGAATTTTAAACCGTGCGCCAGTGGCCCTCAGTGATTCTCAATTATTAGAAAAAACCAAAtcagagggtgtttggctaagctgaagtgcttataagccaaaaATGAGCCGctggtcacccccaacttatgaTTTTTTAGCTTATAAACACTTTAATTTTGACCAAGATATCTACTATTCTATCCCTAGAATACTCCTTTTAAGACAAAACTCCTCGCATGATTTCAGTCTCCCAATTCTTCAAAACCTAAACAACCCGCCGCCTCTCCAATTCGCCAGATTCTCGTCAGCAATATTTGGGGTAAGCAAAATTCACTCGTCTTCCGCATATTTTTGCATAACTGGTGTTGTAGTTTTACACTAACGAATTACTTCAAAGTCAATTGCAATTAACTTTTTATATGAAGTGATAACCTGTAAAACATAAGCAACCTATTATAAGAGATAAAACAACACCGGTTATGCAAAAACTTTTACAAACTATTAGTGTATCTATGATCTTTTTCGTACAATATACTTTTCACTTTTCTTATACCTCTCATACTCTTTTtgctactccctccgttccaatttatgtgaacatgtttgtttgggcacggagtttaagaaaaaataaagacttttggaatttgtggttctgaacaagtcaaaaaggggtccacagtatttgtgtggttataaaagcttctcattaagggtagaattggaagtttaagctaaattgttttcaaatttagaaaggggtcattatatttggaacggaccaaaaaggaaataggttcacataaactggaacggaggaaGTATTATATTTGCATCTTTTTGAGCTTTTGTTGTGGTGAATATTTTTTGGTATTTGTCATCTAATTTTCAAGAGGGATAAACAAGAAGCTGAAAATGAGAGTTATCTGCCACTCGTTGATCCTGATGTTGGCAGATTCGCATGAGTCAACGATGCAAATGTAGAAAATGTGGAGAATCAAGgagataataatatttggatggCAATTCGTGATAGCTGaatgttttaatttaatttttcacaaataatacgcATCAAGTGTCTGTTTCTTCTCTACAAATTTTGTGTATTACATAGGTATGTTTTACTGACAATCTTCtgttaatttaattattattattttatagcTTATGATTGTCTGCTTATCATAAAatgatttttataaaaaataatctTATTTAATTACTTTGTACTAAAATAAAATGAGAAATAGAACATTTTGTATTTGAATCTACCTGGAATCTAAACTCTAGAAGAAATCACGCCCTTATTCATATAATAAATAGTTTTAAGGtcatttaagtcattttaacaTAAAAAGAACTTGTCGGTAACACTTTTATCCTAACAagtaactgcttatttattaaatcagctcagcacttaaaagtacttttcagCACCTAATGCTAATCAGATACTCTAGATCAGCTAAGCCAAATGGGCTCTCAATAGGTTTAGGAAATCAACTTGGTTTGGCTTTAAACCAAACATGTTAATAAGTTGGTTTCCAGAAACAGCTCTGGGGATGTTTTCACTGCATAAGCCAAGACCATTTGGCAATTGCAAATTTGACATTTTCATTTTGCTAAGTTTTTCCTCCTTAGACAGatcttttacatttttcggcAACAAGAAAATACGTTTAGTAGCAAAAGAAGATGTTTGATCAGATTTTGTCTATTCAATTTGTTCCTATATGAAAGTTGTTGAAGTGTGTAtccatctcatctaaaagcttaaacTGTTAGAGAGAgcacacttttatttacttaattatgtcttcaacacGCCCTCGCATGTGCGAGTTTGATTCTTTTTTATGAGCCAAGCATGTGAAAATTCTTTTTGATATTTGGGTGGCGGTGagactcgaacccaggacctcAGCCTACTCTGATACGGACAAGATGTACGGAACtcagaaagcacgggagaaaaatatattattgatgtaCGGACAAGATgattgatgaataatcccatgagagttCATAAACTACTGAAAtggaagacaaatactctaggGCATTATCACTACAAAATATGcggatagaaaccccaaattgattttgaatttcagcgtggaaggtttggaaaatagaaaacaactcagatcgatttttcatcaaaaatatccaagtgcacctggaataaccATCAATGAAACTACTAGAGTAGCAAAATCCCAAGGTAGAACTGACTCGGCTAGGACctcaaacatctgaatggacaaAAGTGAAAGGTAACTCTGCTCAATTATTAGGATGTCGAGGGAAATGGGAAcgagtatgcttaccgagctgacatgactcactctagagtggacaagtgagataaaccaggtaCCATTTTTTGAATTTTCGACAAACTGGGATATCCTAACCGTTTATGtcataaatctggtgaatcaacaacaggacaagttgttgaaagaagacaagatgtgagtccatgtgattttgcAAGGATAAGATAATAAAGTCCATTTGATTCACGCCCCGTACCgatgatccgccccgtactgcaTTCATGTATAAAAAcaaggtcatcaagaaataaaccAGAGCATTCAAGTGATTTGGCCATGGGACTAACGACtgtgagattaaaaggactaccgAGAACGTAAagaactgaatctaaaggtaaggaacgAAGTGGACTTGCTTGACCGATTTGCCACGGTTTCAGACTCGTTGGCCATTGTGActgttggaagagattgagaacatgaaatagtagtgaaaagagatttgttatcAGAAATATGATTAAaggcacctgaatcaatgacccaagactcggAGGTTGAAAATTGGGAGACACAAGTCATGCTACAACTTGTTTGAACAACGGAAGCTATCTTTGAAGATGTTTGtttacatgctttgtactgaaggaactcaatataaccCTGTAGAGAAACCATCCAACTATTCATAGTATTGGATCCCATTTTCCTACAACCAATTTCTCAAATTCTTGACTAAAAGTTGTATGGTTTGGATTGAAGAGAGGTCTAGCACCACTGCAACTCCCAGAATTTGTGGCTTGCTAAAAAAAAGGAACCAGCCGCCGGAACAGTCGCCGGAAACTGCAACTGCAACTAAATCACTGGGAAAAAAAAGCTGGAATTAGGTGTAAACTGGCTAGGTAGGGTCAGAATTGCCTTGTGAACAAGCTGTCCTGAAGAAGCTCGGCCAAAAAATGGCCGGATAAGCACGCACAGCGCGTGGGACAGACGCGCCGGCGGAGTCACACTCTGACCGGTGCGTGCGCCGTTTGATGCCGGAGAATCTAAATGGGATTTGGTCGCCGGAGTTTTCTGAGTCTAATGTGGTGTTGGTTTGTGAACAACACTCACCAAACGTGAGATGGCGCAAATTAGTCACTAAGGTCACCGGAAAATTGCACAGTGACCGAGTTTTTTCTTCCTGGATGTTGCTGGAATGACGCACAGCGATCTTTTTTCACCGATGCTCTGACACCATGTTGAAGTGTGtaaccatctcatctaaaagcttaagttgttagagagagcacacttttatttacttaattatgtcttcaacaaAAGCGTCCATAACGTGGTGGGGTTTTAATGATATTTTTCCAAACACAACGGCTACCCAAAACCATTTCTTCCAAAAGCAAATAAGAGTGTTTTTAAAAGTTCAAACCCCGAACCAACTCCCTCAAATTAAACTCAGATTAAATgcaccccaccccccacccccacccaaaAAAGGGAAAAGGAACAAATGCCCCCTAAAAGAAACTAGACCATAATGTGCATACATTTTTGGACACTACGAAACACAAACATACATACATTTTGGAAActttacctatcaaaagaaaagTTGTATAGCATGTGGCGGTCACAAATAAATGTGCTTAATTTTACTTTTATAAGCAAAGGATGAAACTGGGGTGAGGGAGAAACCCCAGGAAACAGTACAAGAAGCAGCTTTATTACTAATATAGCTGAAGTGAAGAAAGATTGAATACTTTAGAGATGATATTCACCTGTGGAAATTGGCTGCGAGAAATGGACAAACACAGAAATTCTTCCCAAGTTTAAGACAATTTCCTCAATGTGGAAATGCTCTACAACTACAGTACAGATCACTGTGTGCTGATTTTGTGTTTTACTACATCAAAGATAATCAGGAGGCATTTATATTTCAGCTATCTAACACAACACTACTAGGCAAAAACTTAAAAACATCTAAAACTGGATAAGTATACTAAATCCTTCAAAACCACAGTCAGCATAGAGCTATACTAAGCACACTTTCTCCAGATACAATAACACAGCACTACTGCCACATAGAGGAAGAAAGGAAAAACTTGAAAATtagaaagaaaatagaaaaagcaAGAAAAATGAGATTATTGATAAGCTCACTGCTCAAACTGTCCAATATGTTTAGTCACGAACTCAAACAGCAGATTCATCAGGTGATATGCTAAATTACCTTTAAAAGAATGTCTTCATAGGTAACATTAGCATATATCAGGTGCACCTTTGTTTTGTCATCTGGATTCTCGAGAATAGCTCTAGCAACCTGGAAAAAGACAACCAAATATTTACCGACTTCAAACCCAAAAACCTCAGTAAATAAGTGCAAGGTAACAATTTATTGTGGAAAACCAATAAAGCTAACCATAAGTAACCAAAAAGAAAGGTGGGCTGGAATAACACATCAAACAAAGGGGACAGACCTGAAACATTGGGGTAATGCCAGAGCCTCCAGCAAGCATTCCAAATGCTCTCACTTGACCAGGCTGGTACTTAAAGCGGCCCTATTAACAAGAGATGTAAATTGCATGAGTCCACTACCGATGAATCTTTTTAACAAAATAATAAGACTACAATTCAAATGAAATAAAGTAAATTGGAGCTTGTCCCGTATTTGAACCTCAGGCATGGATGCAGAGAAACCACAATTTACATAAAAGTGCAGAATATGATAAGATATCTAGCAAATCTATCCTTGTCAAAACAATAATTTCTAGGTAAATCACATGACTTGTTATTCGTTTCATTGTCCAATTTGCaagtcattttgatattgttccaAAAGTTCAAACAAACTCAGGCAGTTTTGAAAGAGAGCAGGTGTGAAAAAAATCATTCTGAAAGGACCGCAAGAAAACTAGAATGCTACAGCACTAGAACATGAACTACTGTAAGTTGCTGTTCAATGAATGATAACACATGAAATAACAAAAACGAAGCAGAACAGCACCTTAGGTCCCTTCACAGCCAAATAATCACCCTCACGCATTTCTCGGAAATGATGAGACATCCTTCCTTGAGGATACATCTAAGCATTTGCAAATTGACCAATTAGAGTGAGCAAAAGAATATACTTTATAGCAAGCAAAGACTAACCAGAAA contains:
- the LOC104094424 gene encoding NADH--cytochrome b5 reductase 1-like isoform X2, coding for MEFFERAEAQFIIGVAVAIAAAGAAAYYYSSKKPKVCLDPERFKEFKLVKRTQISHNVAKFRFELPTPTSVLGLPIGQHISCRGKDSQGEEVVKAYTPTTLDSDVGYFELVIKMYPQGRMSHHFREMREGDYLAVKGPKGRFKYQPGQVRAFGMLAGGSGITPMFQVARAILENPDDKTKVHLIYANVTYEDILLKEQLDGLAANYPDRFKIYYVLNQPPELWSAGVGFVSKEMIQTRCPSPASDIQILRCGPPPMNKAMAAHLEALGYTPEMQFQF
- the LOC104094424 gene encoding NADH--cytochrome b5 reductase 1-like isoform X1 — its product is MKIMCCKDQVLRMEFFERAEAQFIIGVAVAIAAAGAAAYYYSSKKPKVCLDPERFKEFKLVKRTQISHNVAKFRFELPTPTSVLGLPIGQHISCRGKDSQGEEVVKAYTPTTLDSDVGYFELVIKMYPQGRMSHHFREMREGDYLAVKGPKGRFKYQPGQVRAFGMLAGGSGITPMFQVARAILENPDDKTKVHLIYANVTYEDILLKEQLDGLAANYPDRFKIYYVLNQPPELWSAGVGFVSKEMIQTRCPSPASDIQILRCGPPPMNKAMAAHLEALGYTPEMQFQF